From Streptomyces sp. CMB-StM0423, a single genomic window includes:
- a CDS encoding M15 family metallopeptidase: MRTLPGLGVIALVVAIVAPLGYRSMQTPAASTASPTPAAPASSGAPEPAEPAASPQRKRVGPVGGADGVVPEGTTVFDDGIPAVAELDAGLRAALREAAADAAAYGVEIRVNSGWRSPAYQERLLREAIGKYGSEEEAARWVATAETSPHVSGDAVDLGESDATMWLFEHGAAYGLCPVYRNEPWHYELRTEAIGGRCPPVYADPTQDPRMQS, from the coding sequence GCCTCGGCGTGATCGCCCTCGTCGTGGCGATCGTCGCGCCGCTCGGCTACCGGTCGATGCAGACACCGGCCGCCTCCACCGCCTCGCCCACCCCGGCCGCCCCGGCTTCCTCGGGGGCGCCGGAGCCGGCCGAGCCGGCGGCATCGCCGCAGCGCAAGCGGGTGGGGCCGGTCGGCGGGGCCGACGGCGTCGTCCCCGAGGGCACGACGGTTTTCGACGACGGCATTCCGGCGGTGGCCGAACTCGACGCCGGTTTGCGGGCCGCGCTGCGCGAGGCGGCGGCGGATGCCGCGGCGTACGGGGTCGAAATCCGGGTCAACAGCGGCTGGCGTTCTCCGGCGTACCAGGAGCGGCTTCTCCGCGAGGCGATCGGGAAATACGGATCGGAAGAAGAAGCCGCCCGCTGGGTGGCCACCGCGGAAACCTCGCCGCACGTGTCGGGCGACGCGGTCGACCTCGGGGAATCCGACGCCACGATGTGGCTCTTCGAGCACGGCGCCGCCTATGGACTGTGCCCGGTCTACCGGAACGAGCCCTGGCACTACGAGTTGCGCACCGAGGCGATCGGCGGCCGCTGCCCGCCCGTGTATGCCGACCCCACCCAGGACCCGAGGATGCAGAGTTGA